A window from Salvia miltiorrhiza cultivar Shanhuang (shh) chromosome 2, IMPLAD_Smil_shh, whole genome shotgun sequence encodes these proteins:
- the LOC131011121 gene encoding uncharacterized protein LOC131011121: protein MEPLTIFVEELKRLATTAQDLAHGLLSSGRCRPIDILKRLQREAFSDIMKLRDRQDKVERLLTFYKSSKGSPFQESSTHVRGNVDVLGAFFVMDDLDEQKYNAIQRSGIRNGIDARLRFETDVREKDKLVAEFSANGKGQGDMLGGPLSLAKVLYAAHLSDWFSAVAIPMGAQCRDVGFPTNTHQERGVTNYSDSGPPLLYQHNGSAIGITVRKMNIVASMAQFVSNFAMQDNADGLACSSSTFGQIVWELSRNTKLSLLGVHRESWPSGQNISLGALAFPVSIFRRHRFSETSAQEEDSPRSRQRHNSNGSISLMFNSEIDDSTRIGGWVETKNSNPGNLQWAVTMSDTPEDEFGWGLTLGGMLQGPKRLEHFQVETFFNMNFGKRFTLQPGLVYVKDGVTQFPVLTIRSSWSL, encoded by the exons ATGGAGCCTCTAACAATATTCGTCGAAGAGCTCAAACGGCTCGCCACGACGGCGCAAGACTTGGCTCACGGCCTCCTCAGCTCCGGTCGCTGCAGACCG ATTGATATCTTGAAGCGGTTACAACGAGAAGCTTTTTCAGATATCATGAAACTCAGGGATAGGCAAGACAAGGTAGAAAGACTACTCACTTTCTATAAATCTTCCAAGGGAAGTCCATTCCAGGAATCTAGCACTCATGTGAGGGGAAATGTGGATGTACTAGGGGCATTCTTTGTTATGGATGATCTTGACGAGCAGAAATACAATGCCATTCAAAGATCCGGTATTAGAAATGGTATTGATGCAAGGCTGAGATTTGAAACTGATGTAAGAGAGAAAGATAAACTTGTAGCAGAATTTTCTGCCAATGGCAAAGGTCAAGGTGATATGCTGGGGGGTCCACTTTCGCTCGCTAAAGTTCTCTATGCTGCACATTTGAGTGATTGGTTCTCTGCTGTTGCAATACCAATGGGTGCACAATGCAGAGATGTTGGATTCCCAACAAATACTCATCAG GAAAGGGGAGTAACTAACTATTCTGATAGTGGACCTCCACTTCTGTATCAGCATAATGGCAGTGCCATTGGTATAACTGTGAGAAAAATGAACATAGTTGCCTCTATGGCCCAGTTTGTATCCAATTTCGCAATGCAGGATAACGCAGATGGATTAGCGTGTTCCTCAAGCACATTCGGACAGATCGTCTGGGAACTCTCTAGAAACACAAAGCTCTCACTTTTGGGTGTGCACAGAGAGTCCTGGCCATCAGGTCAAAATATCAGCCTTGGAGCATTGGCATTCCCTGTCAGCATATTTAGACGTCACAGATTTTCAGAGACGTCTGCCCAGGAAGAAGATAGCCCAAGAAGTAGGCAAAGACATAACTCGAATGGCTCCATTTCTCTGATGTTTAACTCAGAAATTGACGACAGTACAAGGATAGGAGGTTGGGTAGAGACGAAAAACTCCAACCCTGGAAACCTGCAGTGGGCAGTCACAATGTCTGATACCCCTGAAGACGAGTTTGGATGGGGTTTGACCTTGGGTGGGATGTTACAAGGTCCAAAAAGATTGGAGCATTTTCAGGTTGAAACATTTTTTAACATGAATTTCGGGAAAAGATTTACACTGCAACCAGGTCTTGTATATGTGAAGGACGGGGTCACCCAGTTTCCGGTCCTAACGATCCGTTCCAGCTGGTCCCTATAA
- the LOC131011122 gene encoding protein MID1-COMPLEMENTING ACTIVITY 1-like — protein sequence MSAWDHFGEAANIIQLTGLNGVALVGLIVKAANRARMHKKNCKEFAQHVKLIGNLLEQLKISELKRYPETREPLEQLEDALRRAYLLVNSCQERSYLYLMAMGWNIVYQFRRAQEEIDRYLRIIPLIALLDNTRVKERIEEIQKDQREYTLDEDDRKVQVAISENDMIVLKKSISCSYPNLPFDKALQKEHEKLEAELHHSQSSMDVSHCHVIERLLEVTESAAGSVAEKNSSHKVSEMSVTDKDHFDSEEDSRKFDTSRSSREATVSSGDNMISTKAPIWQDEWHADLLGCCSEPSLCLKTFFCPCDTISKIASVATSEDISSADACNEIMAYSLILSCCCYTCCLRRKLRRTLNIRGGWFDDCLSHFMCCCCALVQEWREVEIRGTKKTRTSPPPSQQMEDY from the exons atgtcgGCGTGGGATCACTTCGGCGAGGCCGCGAACATCATACAGCTGACGGGGCTGAACGGGGTGGCGTTGGTGGGGCTGATAGTGAAGGCGGCGAACAGGGCGCGAATGCACAAGAAGAATTGCAAGGAATTCGCGCAGCACGTGAAGCTGATTGGAAATCTGCTGGAGCAGCTCAAGATTTCGGAGCTGAAGAGGTACCCGGAGACGCGTGAGCCATTGGAGCAGCTGGAGGATGCACTGCGGCGGGCTTATCTGCTGGTGAATAGCTGTCAGGAGCGGAGCTACCTGTATTTGATGGCGATGGGCTGGAACATCGTCTACCAATTTAGGAGGGCTCAGGAAGAAATTGATCGCTACTTGAGGATTATCCCCCTCATTGCTCTCCTTGATAATACCAGGGTCAAG GAGAGGATTGAAGAAATCCAGAAGGATCAGCGTGAGTACACGTTAGACGAAGATGACAGAAAAGTGCAAGTTGCGATTTCTGAAAATGACATGATAGTCTTGAAGAAGAGTATTTCTTGTTCTTATCCCAATCTGCCTTTCGACAAGGCACTACAGAAAGAACATGAGAAGCTTGAAGCAGAGCTTCATCACTCACAATCTAGTATGGATGTGAGTCACTGTCATGTAATCGAGCGTCTGCTAGAGGTTACTGAAAGTGCAGCTGGTTCTGTGGCAGAGAAAAACTCTTCACATAAAGTTTCCGAGATGTCAGTTACAGACAAGGACCATTTTGACAGTGAAGAAGATTCCAGAAAATTTGATACTTCTAGAAGCTCAAG AGAAGCTACAGTATCCTCAGGGGATAACATGATTTCAACCAAGGCACCGATTTGGCAAGACGAATGGCATGCAGATCTACTCGGCTGCTGTTCAGAACCTTCCTTGT GTCTCAAGACCTTTTTTTGTCCTTGCGATACAATTTCAAAGATAGCATCAGTGGCAACTAGTGAGGATATAT CTTCAGCAGATGCTTGTAATGAGATAATGGCCTATTCCCTGATACTGTCATGCTGTTGCTACACATGTTGTTTAAGAAGAAAGCTCCGACGGACTCTGAACATCAGG GGTGGTTGGTTTGATGATTGCTTGTCACATTTTATGTGTTGTTGCTGTGCGCTCGTCCAAGAATGGAGAGAAGTAGAGATACGCG GCACAAAGAAGACGAGGACGAGCCCTCCGCCCTCTCAACAGATGGAGGACTACTGA